A window of the Syntrophothermus lipocalidus DSM 12680 genome harbors these coding sequences:
- a CDS encoding histone deacetylase, with the protein MKAGVWYHPDFSLRGHSVLRDRVEPAFNAMTDLIEAGKIGLFTPAITQETEELLNQCHSARHIAMVKAEHYHDVALLSAAGVVEAAERLATGDLEFAFCFVGAAGHHAGYDRFWGFCYYNDAVMAIKKLRALGIKRVMIIDVDPHFGDGTRDLIGADPDVIHVNFHSGSWRIVEDPELNNYDIGLGSGGDSDFIDALNRVLSRSWDYEILMIIFGHDSHILDYGGFALTEISFKHLAEAIKEFAAGKPVLFILSGGANPEVAKTVIPMVIKTFL; encoded by the coding sequence ATGAAGGCTGGAGTCTGGTATCATCCTGATTTTTCCCTGAGGGGGCACTCGGTGCTTCGGGATCGGGTTGAGCCTGCCTTCAATGCCATGACCGACCTGATCGAAGCTGGCAAGATAGGGTTATTCACCCCCGCGATTACTCAAGAAACAGAAGAACTGTTAAACCAGTGCCACAGCGCAAGACATATAGCTATGGTCAAAGCTGAACACTATCATGATGTTGCTCTTTTGTCGGCAGCGGGAGTAGTGGAAGCAGCAGAACGTTTGGCGACCGGGGATTTGGAATTTGCTTTCTGCTTCGTGGGGGCAGCGGGTCACCACGCCGGGTACGACAGGTTTTGGGGCTTTTGCTATTACAATGACGCGGTAATGGCGATAAAAAAGCTTCGGGCTCTCGGGATCAAGAGAGTGATGATAATAGATGTGGACCCGCACTTCGGCGATGGTACTAGGGACTTGATCGGCGCTGATCCGGACGTCATTCACGTTAACTTCCATTCCGGGAGTTGGCGCATAGTAGAAGATCCGGAGCTCAACAACTACGACATCGGGCTGGGAAGTGGCGGAGACAGCGATTTCATCGATGCTCTAAACCGGGTGTTGTCGAGATCTTGGGATTACGAGATTTTGATGATCATATTCGGACATGATTCTCATATTCTCGATTACGGAGGATTTGCGCTTACCGAGATATCGTTCAAACATTTGGCCGAGGCCATCAAGGAATTCGCGGCAGGCAAGCCGGTCTTGTTTATTCTATCGGGCGGAGCCAACCCCGAGGTTGCAAAAACGGTTATTCCCA